ACCAGCACTGTAAATCGActatgcttaaaaaaataaataaaataaaaaagatgcaaCCAGCTTTTCTGGCCTTGCAGAGAGGGTTGATGGCACCCTGCAGCAATTCTGGCAGCCAAGGGGTTAACCCCTCATGTCAGCTGCCTCTGGGGTGGTGTGAGGAGGTAGGACTCAGAGAAGAAGCAGTTACCTTGGCACCACTGTGGGCATCAGCTCTACTGCTGGGAACCTCCACAGAGCCCAGGCCCTTAGCTGCCAGTCTACTCTCCACTCATCGTCCCGAGTGGTCCCAGGCGCTGGGTTCCTACGGCTTATTCtggtttcccctcccccaccctagtATCCGTGGACTCCACCGGCTGGTGCACACAAGTCAAGCCAGGGCGCAGACAGACAGATATGCAGTCTCTGACTGCTCCTTGGCCTTCCGGCTCGGCAGCGTAGGGCCACCTGCGCTCTCTGGACGCAGACCTGGCCTGGCCTCGCTGGGAATGCCGAGACTGAatgggtgggggggcggggccgggaTGAGGGTACAGGAGgtgaggagaaaggagaaatctGAGATAGACACCACTGATCACAAGTCAGAAACAAGGGAGAAGAGGCGTCGGAGCTCAGAGATGCTAGGCGTGGGTCCCGGGCTCTGAGCATGGGGGTGGAGAACAAGCCAGAAgccccctttcttccttccaatcGCTGCCTCTCCCTGGGACCCTCTCCGCCCTCCCTGCGGCCCcggccctctcccctccccccaaaacccTGCGTCCTCTGCGGATTGGTCCCCGGCATTCGGGGCGGGGCCCGAGGACCCTGACGTCACCTGACAAGGGGGGCGGGCGGCTAGGGAAGGGGGGTGACGGGCCCCGGCTCAGCACCTCGGAGAGCTCCCTCCCCTGCCTTGTTTTGCTCTGGAATCGCCGCCGGGGGAGGGAGCCAGGGGGCCCGGCAACAGGCGCAGCGGCTGGAGGATGGCCGTGGAGGGGTCGAGGGGCCCCGGCGGGCAGAGGGCCCAGCCGTGATCCGGCGGGGGGGCCGGGGCGCCGGGCGGGTGCGGGGGGCAGCTAGAGGCGGCAGCAGTGGCTACACATCTGGATGGAAGCGAGCTTTGTCCAGACCACCATGGCTCTGGGGTTGCCCTCCAAGAAAGCGTCTTCCCGCAATGTGGCTGTGGAGCGTAGGAACTTGATCACCGTGTGCAGGTGGGCACCGCtggcgggcgggggtggggtggtcaGGAAGAGGCGGCGGGGCGGGTTGCGGAGACCTGGACTGAGCGCGCCCGCGGGAGGATGCACAGCAGCCGCggagaaaagggagagagcaCAGGGTTAGGAGGGGCGCGTCCGCTATCCTCAGGCTCAGGCCTGGAGGGGGTTTGGAGGTCTGGTCCCTACCCTTCTAGGCCAAGCCAGGCCTATGcccagcctggggcctgggggtgaggggtgttTAATTGGCACTGCAGCTTCCTGTGAGAACCAGGAAGTGACATTGTgtgtgagggggaggggtggggatggcTGACTCCCTTGCTGGGGGCGGGAGCTGGGTGGGCAGAGGAGAACTGATGGGATGGGGGATGAACGCCCTCCAAGCGTACCCTCACTCCCACTCCTGTCAGCCTGGCCTCTCTGGGGTGGGGCTTTTCTGGGAGATTTTCCAGTGCTCAAATCCTGGATCAGGGATGGTGCCCTCCTCCATCTCTGGGCAGTTGCAGCCTATGGCAGGGTCAACTGGCATGTAGGCAAAGTCCCTGAATCCGTCCAGTGAAGGCACGGCACTGCCCCTGCCGTGGGAAGGACTGAGGGCCTGACCGCAGAAGCCTGGGTCTCCTGGGTTCAAGGGGAGGAGATTGGGAGGGCAGAGCCATTGGTTCCTGAGGGTGGGGCTGTTGCAGTGTTGGGAAGACCTGCCCACTTTCCTGGGGCCAGGAAGTGAAGCTTCCCACTTCCCAGCCCTGCAGTGATTCACCCCCCCTGCCCTGCCGTGAAGCCAGGAATGGCCAGTCTCTCAGCCCCCACCTGCACTCATCTCCCCACCTAGGATCCCCCTGCCAGCTTCCTTCTCCACCTGCAACCTCCCCTCTCCCCCGCGCCACCTCTGAGGGCAgggcgctcccagtgcagggctcGGCTGTCTTCCCTTGCCAGCCCCACGTGCCTGCACGCTGGCCTTGGTCCCGCCCCTTCCCCCAGGAATCAGTGCCCACCTGATGCCCTGGCTTCCGTATCCTACAGCTCCTTCCAGGTTCCTGGGCACACACCCAACTGTACTGCGTCTGTCTCACACCATTCTATCCCTAGTGCCTAGCACGGTTCTGTGCACATCTGACCTCTGTAAAAATGCCTGGACTGTTATAGAAGGAATGAATGCAGCAATGGCCCAGCCCAAAGGCGGTCCCCTGCCTCCACGCTCACCCCCCAAACCCTGCCAGTGTGGTGTAAAACACAGGTGGTCCTAGGGTCAAGCTCTTACTTCATCAGTTATGAGCTGTACAACCTTGAGGAAGTCTCCTAACCACTCTGGGCCCTGGGTGCCTCATCATCCCCACTGTAGATGTAACAGCCACACCAAGGAGTGTGCCtagccctgtgcctggcacacaaaaaTCGCCCCATCCCGATGTCATCCTTCCAGTCCCTCTCCTCTCGCTTGATCTCCTaggttcctcttccttctcttgcctGCCAGGACAGCTGGGCCTGTTGAGTGTGTGGGAAAGGGGGGAACTCCCCTTGGCCTAGGCTGCAGAAGCAGAGGTTCTGGTGGATTGGAAGCGCGCTTAGAGCTGGGGTGTGAGGGATAGAGTTTTGGGGACGATTGGGAGCATGACAAAGGCTCAGAAACCCCTCGGGCCCCTGCCGCCTCTTCATTGTCACATGGTTCGCCTCCAGCTCCCAGAACAGTTCCCTTTAGCAGGCCGAGGGCTCCCCTGGGCCCTGGCCGCCCTGTCTCCATGGTAACCTGCAGCAGCCTTGCACCTCTGAGCAGGGAACACACCATGGGGCTCCTGGGGGGGCAATGACCAGCTGCAGCACCCCTGAGGACAGATGGCAGATGGCTGCCATGCTGAAACCAGCCGCAGGCCCCCACTGAGGTCTGACCCAAATGACCAGAAGAAATCAAGGGGGCGGGGCTGCATAACGAAGCCCAGATTAATGCCCTAAACACAGGCTCCTTCTGGCTGTCCCATTAATGGCTCAGCTCCTCACCGCCCCTACCCCATGGCCTGCGCTCACCTTCTCTCAGTCTTTCCCGGGATCTGAACCAAAATTTGATGAGACAGGTACCATTGTTCTTGTTTGCACCTGGGGAAAATGGGCCTTggagagattaaatgacttgtccaaggtcaccaggTATCACATGGACACAAGATTTGGGTCCATCCAGGCTGCCTCTCCCTAGTGCAACTCCAGCACTGACCTGGCTCTGATCTCAGGCCAGACCAACTCTAAGCCcatagggaagggaggaaggtccATGGGCTTGGTTGTGCCATTGCCCTGAGAGCCTCAGGGGCCAAGGCTTGAGGGCTGGAGcacagagggcagaggaggcagGGGTTGGTCGGGGCCTCGGTGATCCTTACATCCACCAGGAGGCCACAGATGTAGCAGAAAGAGCGAGGCCTTTGGAATCAGACATACCTGTTGACTTctcacaagctgtgtgactttgaaaaCATCAATCTCTTGGACCCTCAGTTAccttatctgtcaaatggggcTGACAGTGATAAGAAGAGGACCCAGGGCTGTTGTAAGGATGGATGGGATAACACACACAGAGTATAGTGCTGGGCACATCACAGGGCTTGATGAGCTTAGGGTAAAAAGGACAGTTCCAAGCAGCCCCCATATCCCTGGATACCTCACCCCTGCTATGCCACCCATAGGGGGCCATGATGGGATGTTGGGAGCCGTGTCTTCCTCCCTGTCCCAGCCCACCGCAGTGATGGCCGGTGGCGATTGCAGGCATAGGGACTGCAGAGGGAGCTGAGTCTCCGGGCAGGACTGAAGGGAGGGACGGGGGCTGCTGTGCTCCAGCCTCTCAACCCCATTGGCTTCCCTTCGCTTCCTTCCTCTCTGAGAAGCCAGGTGTCCGGGCCCCCAAGCCCGCTTCCAGAGATCTGCTGCCAATGCCCCCTCCCACCCACTGAGTGTGTCAGACCCACACCCTGCACCTCCCCCGGCCCAGTTCTGCACCGCCTGGGTCTGGGCAGCTGGTGTGTGGGTGGCCAAGCTaggaaggagaagggggaaggggggcatCCGTGTGCTGGGAGCCCACCTGGCCACCCATGCATGCCCACACTCCATGTGCTTGGTGCCAACTCACATGCCCTGGTACAGGTGACCCGCACCCCACCCCAGAAGGGACTGGAGATTTTTCCAGCAATAGCAGAAGGCAGCTCGAGGACGGGGCACAAAGCAGCTCCTAACTCCTATCGGACCCCTACCCTTCTCTGACAGAGAGAATGCAACCCCAAAGGGTGGGCAAGGAGGAAGGGGCTCTGGGCTAGCCCGCTGGCTCTAGGTGCCTCATCTTTCTACCGATTGTTTCATCCCCTCTCATACCTTGTTCCTGAagctttctttctctgcctctcccaTCTCCTGTCACCCACTTTGTCCATCAGTCTCCCACCTGCCACCCTACTCTCGCATGTCACAGCCCCTCTATGGGTCACTACAGTCTCCCCTGTCTCCCGCCCTCTTTCCCTCCGCTCCCCCACCACTCCGTGCTCTTGGTGgcctcttctctgccttccttctACCCCCATCACCTTGTCTTCTCACCTGACACCCTActgcccttctccctccccctcgcCCAGGTTCTCTGTGAAAACGCTGCTGGAGAAGTACACGGCAGAGCCCATCGATGACTCATCTGAGGAGTTCGTGAATTTTGCAGCCATCTTAGAGCAGATCCTCAGCCACCGCTTCAAAGGTGGGCCCAGGTTCCTGTCCCCCCACTGCCCAGCCCTCCCAACTCCCAGCCTTTGGCCTCCagctaccccccacccccgctctgaTCTACTCTGTGGCTTTCTGAACTCCATCATTCACCCTGGCCCCAATTCTGGACCATGCgcagaagcccatgcacagagctgggaagaggggaggggatctTCTGGGCACAAGGCAGTGGGTGTCCACAAGCCCCAGCCATGGGCGTGCAGTTATGTGCCCTGtatatacatgcatgtgtgtgcacgtgcgtttGGGGTAGGCACTACGCACGCGCACGGCTGCTTATACTTACGCATGTGTGTACCCCATTACATGGACCCTCTCCGAATTCCCTGGTCTTGCtgagccccctccctgccctggctCAGCCTGTGCCCCAGCAGGTCCGGTGAGCTGGTTCAGCTCAGACGGGCAGCGGGGCTTCTGGGACTACATCCGCCTGGCCTGCAGCAAAGTGCCCAACAACTGCGTAAGCAGCATCGAGAACATGGAAAACATCAGCACTGCCCGCGCCAAGGTAAGTGGCCTGCAGTGAGCAGGGCCAGGGCAGCTGCTCCCTGCTGTGGACACAGGAGGGCTGCCTGTTCCTTGGTCCTAGCCCCTGCCCACGGGCACTGGAGAGAAGGGCCACAGGAGATCCAGACCCAGTGGTGCACACTTGAGTCCCTTCGGGGCAGCAAGTAAAGGTGAGCGTGCTTTCCAGGGCCGGGCATGGATCCGGGTGGCACTGATGGAGAAGCGCATGTCGGAATACATCACCACAGCCCTACGGGACACCCGGACCACCAGGTCAGACCTCCTCAGTCATTGTGGACCACAAGTCCCAGTGTGTACATTCATTGCCTAAACACACTTGATCCTTAAGTTCCTGATGTAACCTTCAGTACCTGGACTACAATTCCCAGTATGCACTGCTAGTTTCCATCTCCCAGACTGTCCACCAGTCAGCTGGGCCTGCAGTCCCAGAACACACCTTTAGCACCACCACCATCTCTTCCAAGTCAAATTCATTATCTCCCATGACCCCCAGCACCGGTCTCATGCACAGCTCTGCTCTTAGACACAGCTCTGGACAAGCCTCAACTGTGTATCATTTTACTTGTTGGCCTTCCATGGCCTACAACACAGAGCCCTACCTGCTCCCCAAACAATAGCAGCAGTCTGTACTTGCTACCCACGGACTCCAGAGCCCCAGGGTTCAGACCTTCAATCCCTGCACTGTGGGTTTTTAACTGCATTGTATCTCTAGCCTGTCCTCACATTTCAGAGTTCACGTCAACATatttttgagcatctactgtatgccaagcactgttttaGGACTTGTTTCCTGATGTTTAAGGATCTGGGTGACCCAGTActtggtggggaagggggagttCTGAGGATGGAGGTCTAGTCTCAGGGCACACACGTTCTAATAGGTGGGAAACACAGGCGCTATCCCCAGTGGGCCCCAGTCTGAGGGGGAGACAAGATCCACAGCTGAGGGGTGAGCAGGAAAAAGATACCTCCTTCCTCTAGGAAAGGTTGGTAATAAGCCAACAAGAGACGCTCTGAGGGGTGGGGCTCCCTGGGAGGATGCTACACCGGCAGTCCCTCACCCCTCCCCGCAGACGTTTCTATGACTCGGGAGCCATCATGCTGCGGGAGGAAGCCACGGTCCTCACCGGGATGCTGATCGGACTGAGCGCCATAGACTTCAGGTGGGGCCTGGGTGGCCGTGGCCATGGTCGGGGGTTGAGGTTGTTTCTCTGCGAAGGTCCGCACTCCCATCCCCTCATACCCGCCCCCAACCCTGTGGCTGCTCTGCCCCCAGCTTCTGCCTAAAGGGCGAAGTGCTGGACGGGAAGACCCCCGTAGTCATCGATTACACGCCCTACCTAAAGTTCACCCAGAGGTGAGCAGCCCGATTGCGGCGGGGGGTGCTGGGTGCGGACAGACGACGGCCCTGAGGGGCGGGGATGGCGGGAGACGGGCGGGCTGGGCGGCATCCTGGTCCCCCTGCCCAAGGGGGTGTGGCTGGGGCCGCGCGGGCGGGCAGGGCCGGCCGGTGCCCACTGCGCCCTCCTTCCAAGCTACGACTACCTGACCGACGAGGAGGAGCGGCACAGCGCCGAGAGCAGCACGAGCGAGGACAACTCGCCCGAGCACCCGTACCTGCCGCTCGTCACCGACGAGGACAGCTGGTACAGCAAGTGGCACAAGATGGAACAGAAGTTCCGCATTGTCTACGCGCAGAAGGTGCGCGGTGCGCGGCGGGGGCgggacggggcggggggcggggggtgggggctgagagcCCGGCAGAGGGCGGGCGGCCGCGGGGACTCCCTCCTCTCGCCGCCGGGGCTGAGCCGGCGCCCCCGCAGGGCTACCTGGAGGAGCTGGTGCGTCTGCGCGAGTCGCAGCTGAAGGACCTGGAGGCGGAGAACCGGCGGCTGCAGCTGCAGCTGGAGGAGGCGGCGGCGCAGAACCAGCGGGAGAAGCGGGAGCTGGAAGGCGTGATCCTGGAGCTGCAGGAGCAGCTGTGAGTGCCGCCGCGGCCCTGACCCCCGTCCTCGGCCACCCCAACCACATCACCCCAGGGAACCCCCACCATCGCCCCCACTGAGTCTAACGCCACCTTTCCTGATACCAAGCACCAGCATCAAACCCCTGAGTCCGTCACCGGCACCCGGAGAtccagccccctccccgccaCCGCGACCGAACATCATTCTCGACATAAGGCCCCCCACCAACCGGCTCCCCACTTCACCCTCAACTACCCGACATAAGCTAGAATGGCCACTGAACAGTACTCCTGGGACCCCAAGATTACAATTAAGGACCTCTAATTAATGTGACTCAACGACCTTCAACATGACTGCATTATTCCCTCTGTTCACCACTCCTCTGATCTGCAGCGTAGGCCCACTGACCATCATCACCCACCGTGAACCCTGACCTCACCCCTACCCATCCCTCTAACCGTTCCCcttgaaacattttcatcaccctgtgACCTCCCAGCATGATTGCGGCACCCCATGACTCTTCATGATTCCCACACTATGCTGCACCCACCCGCCCATCACCCTGACTGACCCCTGCAACATCTCATTATTCCCCTAACCCCCAGCACGAGGGCACTAATTCCTGGCACCGCCGTGGCCCCCCCAGTACCCTCCACTGACTCCCAGGATCTGCCCCACGGGTCCTCAGCATTCATACCCGTTTCTGCTACCCAGGTTTCAATCctaacccctccccccacctcttgcTGAGCTCCTCTTCCCCACTTCTGCTCCCTCTTCCAGCCAGGCCTGaccccccctccccatcccaggaCAGGTCTGATCCCCGGTGACCATGCTCCCCTGGCCCAGTGTTCCAAGGACGTCACCACACGCCTGGTCAACCAATGGCCGTCACTGGGAACACTCAATGGGGCCGAGGGCGCCAACAACCCTAAGCTCTACCGGAGGTAAGCCCCAGGCAGACTTGGCTTGGCCTCAGTGCCACTCCCTCCTCTACCAGGGAAGAGGGGCACTGGGGCCGTGGGCCTCTGCCCGCACACCAGCTCTCTGCTTTGCCACAGACACAGTTTCATGAGCACGGAGCCGCTGTCGGCTGAAGCCAGTCTGAGCTCGGACTCCCAGCGCCTGGGAGAGGGCAAGCGGGACGAGGAGCCCTGGGGCCCCATTGGTGAGCCCCCCAATCCAGCACCCATCCCGGAAGGGCTGAGGCCAGGCCTCGGGGCTTGTAGTCAGGCCCTGGCCActtccctcattcattcaactCTCCCCAAGAGCCCAGCACAGCAACTGAGAGCTTGGTTTGGGGCGTCAGGCAAATCCCAGCTGCGCCTCCTCTGGTTGCGCGAGCTTGGTCACTGATTCCACCTTGCTGAgtccttctcatctgtaaaatggggatgttgTTTAAAATGATCACCAGTGTTGGCATATGGTGAGGGCTCCATGGCTTTTGGCATCATGACATCCTCAAGAGCCCTGCAAATCCTCAGGGAGTTCTTCGCCTACCTAATTTGCTCTTATCTCATGCGCTCTGTGAACCAGTCGCCTGATCAttgtttcccccttttctttggctgccaggaagctcagagccaaATTAGTGGCTCCCTTCAAGAGAATGTCCAGGACTTCAACGCATGCATTTTGTGTTGCCCTCCCCCTCTGGCTTCACCTTGGTTTCCCACCCTAGTTTTCCCGGTGCCTGGACTAcctgtcttttctttctaaaaaccACACTATACTGGATGACCCTAGATCTTCTTTGACACAAGGCAGGCTATGGACGTGGAACCCCGCCACAGTGTTTGTGATTGTCCGTGTGTCTGTCTCCccaccagactgtgagctccgtgagggcagggactgtgtctcgTCCGTTCTCTGTATCCCCCGTGCTTGGAACGGAACAAGTGCTCACCGTGTGTTTAATAAATGGACAAAGAGAGGATGAACCCTCGGGGGGAGACAGAGACATAAACTGACGATTACAATGCAGTGCCCCCAGCTCTGTGCATGGAAATGGGCAGGTGCTTACCAGGGTTTAACTGAAAAAGGCAAGCGCTCCAGCAATGAGGAAGGTCTCCGGATGGGTGACCTGAGGGCTGTCCCTTCTCCGCCCGCACCTGTGCACACCCAACTCACATACGCAACTCGCACACGCAGACCGGTTGGCCCCACCTCACCCGCCCTCTCTCCCCAGGGAAGGACCCCACGCCCTCCATGCTGGGCCTCTGCGGCTCCCTGGCTTCCATCCCCAGCTGCAAGTCCCTGGCGAGCTTCAAATCCAACGAGTGCCTGGTGAGCGACAGTCCCGAGGGCAGCCCGGCACTGAGTCCCAGCTGAGGAGCGGCACGGACGGTGCCGGCCCCACCTGCCGCCTTTCCTCAGTCCCCCAATCCAGGCCACCCTCCAGAGAATGCTGCCCACTCAGCCAGGCGTCTCTCGGGAGACACCTTTTGCTTCTAGCGCGGTTCAGCTTCTTGCCCATGGAGGCAGGAGCTGCCAAGGGAGGCAGCTTGGGCCAAGAGGCAGGGGCACCGGGGCCACAGGGAGCCCTCAGGAAGCTTATTCTTCTGGCGACCCTGCTGCCTGGCTAGCTCCCTACCGGACTCTCCTTCGCTCATCTCCCCGCCCTCCTCAGGAGCTGGTGGCCCAGCCTGGCACCGCCGCCTCCCATGCCTCTCGTCTGTCCGTGTGTATGCCCCCAAGtcactccttccccagcccccaggctggGGGGGGCACGGGGGGCAGCTATGAGGGTAGCAGGCAAATAAAAACCAGAGGACTGAGAGCAGCCTTGTCTGTGGGGGGACTGGGACAGGGCCCTGTTCTGAGGTTGGCAGAATGCGGTGGGGCTAGTGCTGTGCCCGTAACCAAGGTGATGCTAGACCAGATAAAATCAGGTGTGCCCCCTGGGAGCAGACTGGTCAGAATAATTCAAGAGGTGGGTGGCTTCTGTATTAAGTGTCCTAAATATTAGGTCAGCCCAGGGAAGGACCAAAACATGTAAGGACCCCTTCAACCTGATACTCTTTGGTAACTCATTTACCCCAGGCAAAGAAGATGCTGGACATCCTGGGTGGCAGGATGGAGAAGGCAAGGCGTGGCAGGGCCCCGTTTCCCTTCCATCATCCTGAGCAATACAGCTTTGGCCTAGAGATCCAGACCCTTCCATTAGGCCAAAGCCTGGCAGTGAAGCCACCCTCCCTCCTGGGTTGTCATTTAAGTGTACCCTTGGGGAGAGGTCTCACCACCATCTCAACTCTGGGTCCTTATCCCCACCTGCTCTCACTACACTGTGGGAGGGGTCCTCTACATGGGTGCCACCTGGGCAGCCAAAGCCAACATCAAGGTCCCTTCCAGCCCTCTTCTGTGCAAATCACTCACCAAATCCTGCTTCCCACCCGCCCCAGAGACCCCCACAATCAGAGGCAGTGGAAAGAAGTTTATCATCTTTAGACTCAAGGAGTTAACAAGGGTGGGTGCAGACTATGCCGGGCGCAAGGTTCTGCGGCTCCTGGGGGCAGGCCCAGCTACAGCAAACCCACAGGGAAAAGAAGGGGGGGAGAGGTTAGCAAATTTGGTCTTGAACTTGAGGGGAGGGTGTGATGATTCCTGGGGCTGGGGAATGGGGAGCAGCAGGAAGAAAGTGGTCTGAGAGAGGAGGGGTCAGCgtgggcccagaggggcagccCCCTACCCATGGGGCTCAGAGcggggaggaaagagaaatgaggcCCCTCCCCGCAATGCTGAGGAAAAGGCACCAGGCTCAGTCTCCTCCTGCCCCAGTCTcctcctgccccactcccaccaCGGAAGAGGTCGGGTCCTTGTTCCCTCATTCCTTTCAAGGACCCAGAAACTGTTCCTGGTTGAGCCTCTGGAAGAAGTTTTTGCCGAACTCATAAGTGCTGATCATGATGGCACAGGACGGGGCGGCCTTGATGATCCTTGGGAGGAAGCCTGcggtgggagggggaggctggggtCAGAGGTCGGGTCCCCGGGAGCCCCACCTCCACTAGggcgtggacacacacacacacacacacacacacacacagccgctCACCTGCAAAGAGGCCCCTGGTGCCCGACTCAGCCCGGATTCTCCGCAGCAGCAGCCAAGTGGAGTCCACGTGCGGGGGCGTCACTGCAAACCAAGGCGAGACCCTGTAAGACCCCGATGGGACCCCGCCTGCCCCGCCCAGCACCAGCCAGGGCACCTCACCTCTTACAGCCTCCACCGCTCCTAGCGCGACCTGGCGCTGAGTCTTCACCACGTCGAAGGGTAGAGTCAGGATGGCCGCCacctggtggggtggggagagggctggTCTCCGTTCCCAggacccccatcccctgcatgcGGCCAGGGTCTGCCAGCCCCAGCTAGAGcttcaggaggggagggggagcgcACTCCTTGACAGGCAAGCAAGGACTCTTTTCCGGAGCATCTGCAATGGCCCTCAGGTCACCCCAAGGACACCTCTACTGGCCACACTCCCAGCCTGGTTAACTCACCGTCCCTGAGATGCCGCCAGCCACAAAGCTGATGCCCACGGAGGTCTGGTCCTTCGGCCTGAGCCCACGCAGCCAGCTCTTCACCAACTCATAGTTGAACCAGTACAGAGCTTGGGGGCACAGGAGTTCACTCATCAGAGATGGGAAGGGCACAAACCACCCCCCTTTCACAGACCTACATCACAACCACTCCCTCCCAGCTACGAAGCCTGCCTGCCACGTGCCAGTTCCCGTAACAGGCCCTCTGCGAGAAGTATCTTGTGAAAACTGGCTGAATATCCCGCCTGCTGGggcccacttcacagatgagatgTTCTTGGCTCCGAGAGTTTACGTGACTTCAAGGTCAGCAGTAGCAAAGCTGGGACTTGGCTGTAGACCTCTTGGGCTCCCTTACGCCAATCCCTGCACTCCTGGTGCCTACCTGAGAAGGGCACATCCCGTAGGGCAGTGGGACCCCAGCCCAGCCACAGTGAACGCCAGCCGCCTTGAGCCACAGCTGTTCGGACGCAGGTGCCAAGCTCCCGGTATGACAAATGCTGAGCCTGCAGCTTTGTCCGCACCAGCTCCAGGGGACTGATCACAGTCACAGTGCCCACTGCGGGGACCAGTGAGGAGGGATCAGTTTACAGGTCCCAGGGGCAGCCTGCCCAGAGTCTGGGGGCCTTGAACGTCCCCCCCACCCCTAGGCTGGCAGAGGTTGGAGCTGGGAGTCCAGACTGGGCTCCGGCATGGGTGGGGTCAAGGGGAGGTGGAAAGCCCAGGGCTGTGCTCACGGCGGGCCAGTGCGCCAGCCACCATGGGTGCGTAGAGATCAGAGGTCAGGGCTCGACCACACAGGAAGGCCTTGAGTTGGTCGTAGGCGGTGAAGTAGATGGCAGTGGCCGGCACAGTCATCACCCTAGGGGTGTGAACAGGTTAGCCAAGACTCCCCGAAGTTCCCAAACCTCCCAAGCTTCCCCTGCCCACCCAGCCAGCCAACAGGGGAGTAAGGGGTCAGTGGGGTATCAGGGGAAAGCAATACGAAGAACTGGGGTACTCACAGGGTGGCTGGGAGGCCGCTCCACAGGGTCCTCGTGCCCTCATGTCTCACAATCTTCACAAAGGCATCCTGGCCAAGCAGACACCagcccaggaggagggagggtgaaCATGAACAAGGCTTGTGGTGGGGCTGGCCCACGCTGGGCCCTAGCCTGATGCCCTCGCTCCTACCCAGTAGCCCCTCAGGCCTCTACACATGGAATTCCCTATTTGGCTCCAAACAGACTCCTATTCACCCTTCAAAATCTTGTGATGGCCCCACCTCCTCAGGAAAGCCCTTCCCAAACTGAACTGGCCACCCCTATGTGCTCTGCGCTACCCGGTCTTTCCTGGGTCTGCTGCCTGACCAATCTGAATCCCTCAGGAATGCCAACAGACCCAGCTAAGGGCACAGCTGCTCCTCACCACGGTGCCAGTGAAGCGACTGGGGTCCTGAAACCAGGTGGCACAGCGGGCACCATTTGGGCACAGATACAGGGGCTCTAGGACACCATTGCAGTACAGGAGGCATTTCCCTGTGGATTGGAGAGAGGAGGgcactggggaaggggaggggcgtTAGCATGACAGAGCCCTGGAACCTCACAGGGAGGTGGTGAGCTCCCATCCCTAGAGGGCCAGCAGAGCCTGGGGTCCCTGGGT
Above is a genomic segment from Mesoplodon densirostris isolate mMesDen1 chromosome 18, mMesDen1 primary haplotype, whole genome shotgun sequence containing:
- the SLC25A39 gene encoding probable mitochondrial glutathione transporter SLC25A39 isoform X2, whose product is MADQDPGGISPLQQMVASGTGAVVTSLFMTPLDVVKVRLQSQRPSGATELMSSSRPWSLSYAKLPSSLQSTGKCLLYCNGVLEPLYLCPNGARCATWFQDPSRFTGTVDAFVKIVRHEGTRTLWSGLPATLVMTVPATAIYFTAYDQLKAFLCGRALTSDLYAPMVAGALARLGTVTVISPLELVRTKLQAQHLSYRELGTCVRTAVAQGGWRSLWLGWGPTALRDVPFSALYWFNYELVKSWLRGLRPKDQTSVGISFVAGGISGTVAAILTLPFDVVKTQRQVALGAVEAVRVTPPHVDSTWLLLRRIRAESGTRGLFAGFLPRIIKAAPSCAIMISTYEFGKNFFQRLNQEQFLGP
- the SLC25A39 gene encoding probable mitochondrial glutathione transporter SLC25A39 isoform X5, which produces MADQDPGGISPLQQMVASGTGAVVTSLFMTPLDVVKVRLQSQRPSGATGKCLLYCNGVLEPLYLCPNGARCATWFQDPSRFTGTVDAFVKIVRHEGTRTLWSGLPATLVMTVPATAIYFTAYDQLKAFLCGRALTSDLYAPMVAGALARLGTVTVISPLELVRTKLQAQHLSYRELGTCVRTAVAQGGWRSLWLGWGPTALRDVPFSALYWFNYELVKSWLRGLRPKDQTSVGISFVAGGISGTVAAILTLPFDVVKTQRQVALGAVEAVRVTPPHVDSTWLLLRRIRAESGTRGLFAGFLPRIIKAAPSCAIMISTYEFGKNFFQRLNQEQFLGP
- the SLC25A39 gene encoding probable mitochondrial glutathione transporter SLC25A39 isoform X3 produces the protein MADQDPGGISPLQQMVASGTGAVVTSLFMTPLDVVKVRLQSQRPSGATVPCVLELMSSSRPWSLSYAKWKCLLYCNGVLEPLYLCPNGARCATWFQDPSRFTGTVDAFVKIVRHEGTRTLWSGLPATLVMTVPATAIYFTAYDQLKAFLCGRALTSDLYAPMVAGALARLGTVTVISPLELVRTKLQAQHLSYRELGTCVRTAVAQGGWRSLWLGWGPTALRDVPFSALYWFNYELVKSWLRGLRPKDQTSVGISFVAGGISGTVAAILTLPFDVVKTQRQVALGAVEAVRVTPPHVDSTWLLLRRIRAESGTRGLFAGFLPRIIKAAPSCAIMISTYEFGKNFFQRLNQEQFLGP
- the SLC25A39 gene encoding probable mitochondrial glutathione transporter SLC25A39 isoform X4, which translates into the protein MADQDPGGISPLQQMVASGTGAVVTSLFMTPLDVVKVRLQSQRPSGATELMSSSRPWSLSYAKWKCLLYCNGVLEPLYLCPNGARCATWFQDPSRFTGTVDAFVKIVRHEGTRTLWSGLPATLVMTVPATAIYFTAYDQLKAFLCGRALTSDLYAPMVAGALARLGTVTVISPLELVRTKLQAQHLSYRELGTCVRTAVAQGGWRSLWLGWGPTALRDVPFSALYWFNYELVKSWLRGLRPKDQTSVGISFVAGGISGTVAAILTLPFDVVKTQRQVALGAVEAVRVTPPHVDSTWLLLRRIRAESGTRGLFAGFLPRIIKAAPSCAIMISTYEFGKNFFQRLNQEQFLGP
- the SLC25A39 gene encoding probable mitochondrial glutathione transporter SLC25A39 isoform X1: MADQDPGGISPLQQMVASGTGAVVTSLFMTPLDVVKVRLQSQRPSGATVPCVLELMSSSRPWSLSYAKLPSSLQSTGKCLLYCNGVLEPLYLCPNGARCATWFQDPSRFTGTVDAFVKIVRHEGTRTLWSGLPATLVMTVPATAIYFTAYDQLKAFLCGRALTSDLYAPMVAGALARLGTVTVISPLELVRTKLQAQHLSYRELGTCVRTAVAQGGWRSLWLGWGPTALRDVPFSALYWFNYELVKSWLRGLRPKDQTSVGISFVAGGISGTVAAILTLPFDVVKTQRQVALGAVEAVRVTPPHVDSTWLLLRRIRAESGTRGLFAGFLPRIIKAAPSCAIMISTYEFGKNFFQRLNQEQFLGP